One Microplitis mediator isolate UGA2020A chromosome 3, iyMicMedi2.1, whole genome shotgun sequence DNA segment encodes these proteins:
- the LOC130664874 gene encoding mediator of RNA polymerase II transcription subunit 9 isoform X3, with product MEIAELSDDATSCNQFTVDDLDIEILPLIYEIIRSVEKDPYDTTQKAKESQDTSQKILELQKKFDSVRSQIKRLPGIEYSKEEQLKKLETLRKQLRLKRELLFKYRNMCSFEIPKN from the exons atgGAGATTGCTGAGTTATCTGACGACGCAACATCGTGCAATCAGTTTACTGTCGATGACTtggatattgaaattttaccactgatatatgaaataattcgAAG tGTGGAAAAAGATCCTTACGACACAACACAAAAAGCTAAAGAATCTCAAGACAcgagtcaaaaaatattagaacttcaaaaaaaatttgattctgtAAGATCAcag ATAAAACGACTTCCTGGTATAGAATACAGTAAAGAagagcaattaaaaaaattagaaacttTAAGGAAACAACTACGACTGAAACGCGAACTTTTGTTCAAGTATCGTAACATGTGCTCATTCGAAATTCCTAAAAACTAA
- the LOC130664874 gene encoding mediator of RNA polymerase II transcription subunit 9 isoform X2, which translates to MRTLNYNQRLCVTIIWRKNYKINHTKIAELSDDATSCNQFTVDDLDIEILPLIYEIIRSVEKDPYDTTQKAKESQDTSQKILELQKKFDSIKRLPGIEYSKEEQLKKLETLRKQLRLKRELLFKYRNMCSFEIPKN; encoded by the exons atgcgtactttgaATTATAATCAGAGGTTATGTGTTACAATTATatggagaaaaaattataaaataaatcacacAAAG ATTGCTGAGTTATCTGACGACGCAACATCGTGCAATCAGTTTACTGTCGATGACTtggatattgaaattttaccactgatatatgaaataattcgAAG tGTGGAAAAAGATCCTTACGACACAACACAAAAAGCTAAAGAATCTCAAGACAcgagtcaaaaaatattagaacttcaaaaaaaatttgattct ATAAAACGACTTCCTGGTATAGAATACAGTAAAGAagagcaattaaaaaaattagaaacttTAAGGAAACAACTACGACTGAAACGCGAACTTTTGTTCAAGTATCGTAACATGTGCTCATTCGAAATTCCTAAAAACTAA
- the LOC130664874 gene encoding mediator of RNA polymerase II transcription subunit 9 isoform X1, whose amino-acid sequence MRTLNYNQRLCVTIIWRKNYKINHTKIAELSDDATSCNQFTVDDLDIEILPLIYEIIRSVEKDPYDTTQKAKESQDTSQKILELQKKFDSVRSQIKRLPGIEYSKEEQLKKLETLRKQLRLKRELLFKYRNMCSFEIPKN is encoded by the exons atgcgtactttgaATTATAATCAGAGGTTATGTGTTACAATTATatggagaaaaaattataaaataaatcacacAAAG ATTGCTGAGTTATCTGACGACGCAACATCGTGCAATCAGTTTACTGTCGATGACTtggatattgaaattttaccactgatatatgaaataattcgAAG tGTGGAAAAAGATCCTTACGACACAACACAAAAAGCTAAAGAATCTCAAGACAcgagtcaaaaaatattagaacttcaaaaaaaatttgattctgtAAGATCAcag ATAAAACGACTTCCTGGTATAGAATACAGTAAAGAagagcaattaaaaaaattagaaacttTAAGGAAACAACTACGACTGAAACGCGAACTTTTGTTCAAGTATCGTAACATGTGCTCATTCGAAATTCCTAAAAACTAA